A genome region from Natronobeatus ordinarius includes the following:
- a CDS encoding enoyl-CoA hydratase/isomerase family protein: MIDDDRFDQLECERDGDVVRATIESESKLNALNQGLADELHAFAIACTEDETLRCVTLVGSGGAFCAGADIAPWAGDERDGATVRRLATTLHDAILEFHTMDAPLVVGVNGVAAGAGFSLTLSGDVVCCHEDARLEYAYSRLGLTGDGGSTFYLPRIVGVRRAREIALLDEPIAPERAVELGLATEVVPDDSFEDRLEAVSSQLASGPTRAYGATKRLINRSLERGLADQLAAETDAIATATHGEDYRRGYEAFFTGEKPEFVGE, translated from the coding sequence ATGATCGACGACGATCGATTCGACCAGCTCGAGTGCGAACGCGACGGCGACGTCGTTCGCGCGACGATCGAAAGCGAGAGCAAGCTCAACGCACTGAATCAGGGGCTCGCTGACGAGCTACACGCCTTCGCCATCGCCTGCACCGAGGACGAGACGCTTCGATGTGTCACCCTCGTCGGCTCAGGTGGGGCGTTCTGCGCCGGGGCCGACATCGCCCCGTGGGCGGGCGACGAACGCGACGGCGCCACCGTCCGACGGCTCGCGACGACGCTGCACGACGCCATCCTCGAGTTCCACACGATGGACGCGCCGCTCGTCGTCGGGGTCAACGGCGTGGCCGCCGGCGCGGGCTTCAGCCTCACCCTCTCCGGCGACGTGGTGTGCTGTCACGAGGACGCCCGCCTCGAGTACGCCTACTCCCGGCTCGGGCTCACCGGCGACGGCGGCTCGACCTTCTACCTCCCCCGGATCGTCGGCGTCCGCCGGGCCAGAGAGATCGCCCTGCTCGACGAGCCGATTGCGCCCGAACGCGCGGTGGAACTCGGACTGGCGACGGAGGTCGTCCCCGACGACTCGTTTGAGGATCGGCTCGAGGCAGTCTCGAGCCAGCTCGCGAGCGGGCCGACCCGGGCCTACGGAGCGACGAAGCGCCTCATCAACCGGAGCCTCGAGCGCGGGCTCGCCGACCAGCTGGCCGCCGAGACCGACGCCATCGCGACCGCGACCCACGGCGAGGACTACCGGCGAGGGTACGAGGCGTTCTTCACGGGTGAGAAACCAGAGTTCGTCGGCGAGTGA
- a CDS encoding type II toxin-antitoxin system VapC family toxin, which yields MATARVLVDSNVLIAARLKRDQNHDRGVSISRAFDQGDLPPALVIDDVLGEVLNYLTARASHNVAVETLDALVESSGFETVHTPKSDFDAGRSVFRTYERLSLTDAIIVASMQRQNVKYLYSFDDGFDAVDGITRLTTADDPFE from the coding sequence ATGGCTACCGCCCGGGTTCTCGTCGATTCGAACGTACTCATCGCGGCTCGACTGAAACGAGATCAGAACCACGACCGTGGAGTCTCCATTTCACGAGCGTTCGACCAGGGAGATCTCCCGCCCGCCCTCGTGATCGACGACGTTCTCGGCGAAGTCCTGAATTATCTCACGGCGAGAGCGTCCCACAACGTCGCCGTGGAGACGCTCGACGCACTCGTCGAGAGTAGCGGCTTCGAGACCGTTCACACGCCAAAAAGCGACTTCGACGCCGGCCGATCGGTGTTCAGAACGTACGAACGCCTCTCGCTGACGGACGCGATCATCGTCGCCTCGATGCAGCGACAGAACGTCAAATACCTCTACTCGTTCGACGACGGATTCGACGCCGTCGATGGGATCACCCGGCTCACGACGGCCGACGATCCGTTCGAGTGA
- the gatC gene encoding Asp-tRNA(Asn)/Glu-tRNA(Gln) amidotransferase subunit GatC — protein sequence MSDDAVSPEDVRHVAALARVDLEEEEVDRFADQFADILAYFETLDQVPEVDHDADLTNVMRPDEEREPLDSERALRNAPESEDCYFKGPNVS from the coding sequence ATGAGCGACGACGCCGTCAGTCCCGAGGACGTCCGCCACGTGGCGGCGCTGGCACGGGTCGACCTCGAGGAAGAGGAGGTCGACCGCTTCGCCGACCAGTTCGCGGACATCCTCGCGTACTTCGAGACGCTCGATCAGGTGCCCGAGGTCGACCACGACGCCGACCTGACGAACGTGATGCGCCCCGACGAGGAACGCGAACCGCTCGACAGCGAGCGCGCGCTTCGAAACGCCCCCGAGTCCGAGGACTGCTACTTCAAAGGACCCAACGTCTCCTGA
- a CDS encoding phosphotransferase family protein → MCRPATPRQRATTHERRDRTETRARRRFVRDLHDVPPYRVYEVRLDGRRAVLKVDDHPRGHAADEGRVHEYVATHTSAPVPDVLAVGADHYLTAWDDALATTPATTDSRWARVAGDWLATLHADTAGEFGGFGRPRDDGDALAVDAHDEWIDAARERIASHREFLERVGHADVADAVDRFLECHPGVLDGAGEPVLCHGDVHPEHLAGSDGGRASAIDFEHALVAPAEYDYWRTAMPYLEAPDDVDDTVSRAFRDGYEAVRPLPDGLGRRKPIYRVVNLVAFLESLYLQRPVGPAERERRGAVMRKLVLETLEELRAAVG, encoded by the coding sequence CTGTGCCGGCCGGCCACCCCCCGTCAGCGGGCGACTACCCATGAGAGACGAGATCGAACGGAGACTCGCGCGAGACGCCGATTCGTCCGCGACCTCCACGACGTCCCACCGTATCGCGTTTACGAGGTTCGGCTCGACGGTCGTCGAGCCGTGCTGAAAGTCGACGACCACCCACGAGGACACGCCGCCGACGAGGGGCGCGTCCACGAGTACGTTGCGACCCACACGTCGGCGCCTGTCCCGGACGTGCTCGCCGTCGGCGCCGACCACTACCTGACGGCGTGGGACGACGCCCTCGCGACGACGCCGGCGACGACCGACTCGAGGTGGGCGCGAGTCGCGGGTGACTGGCTCGCCACGCTCCACGCCGACACGGCCGGCGAGTTCGGGGGATTCGGCCGGCCCCGAGACGATGGCGACGCCCTCGCAGTCGACGCCCACGACGAGTGGATCGACGCGGCCCGAGAGCGCATTGCATCCCATCGCGAGTTCCTCGAGCGGGTCGGGCACGCCGACGTCGCCGACGCCGTCGATCGCTTCCTCGAGTGCCACCCGGGTGTCCTCGACGGGGCCGGCGAGCCCGTCCTCTGTCACGGGGACGTCCACCCCGAACACCTCGCCGGGTCCGACGGCGGGCGCGCGTCGGCGATCGACTTCGAACACGCCCTCGTCGCGCCGGCCGAGTACGACTACTGGCGGACGGCGATGCCGTACCTCGAGGCGCCCGACGACGTCGACGACACCGTTTCACGGGCGTTCCGCGACGGATACGAAGCCGTCCGTCCGCTTCCCGACGGCCTCGGGCGCCGGAAGCCGATCTATCGCGTCGTGAACCTGGTCGCCTTCCTCGAGTCGCTGTACCTCCAGCGGCCAGTCGGCCCGGCGGAGCGGGAGCGACGCGGGGCGGTCATGCGGAAACTCGTGCTCGAGACGCTCGAGGAGCTCCGGGCGGCTGTCGGCTGA
- a CDS encoding AbrB/MazE/SpoVT family DNA-binding domain-containing protein, translating to MSRVEDETTINESHSVTVPAAVRREAGIEAGDKVRWRVEDDGTLAVELVKQRHGAFSELEPVDIGEETNAADDHDLVTGEQ from the coding sequence ATGTCGCGAGTCGAAGACGAAACGACGATCAACGAGAGCCATTCGGTGACGGTGCCGGCAGCCGTTCGGCGCGAGGCCGGCATCGAGGCTGGAGACAAGGTTCGCTGGCGCGTAGAGGACGATGGAACGCTGGCGGTCGAACTCGTCAAACAACGACACGGTGCGTTCTCCGAACTCGAACCGGTCGACATCGGCGAGGAGACGAACGCCGCCGACGATCACGATCTCGTCACCGGTGAGCAGTGA
- a CDS encoding transcription initiation factor IIB, with the protein MTESPIRTRTGEREATEVDESTSVSDERTNCPECGGRLVSDSEHGETVCSECGLVVDEGEIDRGPEWRAFDSAEKDQKSRVGAPTTKMMHDQGLSTNIGWQDKDAYGRALSSRQRQKMQRLRTWNERFRTRDSKERNLKQALGEIDRMASALGLPENVRETASVIYRRALDEKLLPGRSIEGVATASLYAAARQAGTPRSLDEIAAVSRVGKDEIARTYRYVARELGLEIKPADPTSYVPRFASELELSDETERRARSLLNTAKEAGIHSGKSPVGLAAAAVYAAALLTNEKVTQNEVSEVANISEVTIRNRYHELLEAEEGALA; encoded by the coding sequence ATGACAGAATCCCCCATACGGACTCGAACCGGTGAGCGAGAAGCGACAGAAGTTGACGAATCGACGAGTGTGTCCGACGAGCGCACGAACTGTCCGGAGTGTGGCGGTCGACTCGTTTCGGACAGCGAACACGGTGAGACGGTCTGCTCGGAGTGTGGGCTGGTCGTCGACGAAGGCGAGATCGATCGCGGGCCCGAGTGGCGGGCGTTCGATTCGGCCGAGAAAGACCAGAAGAGCCGCGTCGGCGCGCCGACGACGAAGATGATGCACGACCAGGGGCTCTCGACGAACATCGGCTGGCAGGACAAAGACGCCTACGGACGGGCGTTATCCTCGAGGCAGCGCCAGAAGATGCAGCGGCTGCGCACCTGGAACGAGCGCTTTCGCACCCGTGACAGCAAAGAGCGCAACCTCAAACAGGCCCTCGGCGAGATCGATCGGATGGCCTCCGCACTCGGCCTCCCCGAGAACGTCCGCGAGACCGCGAGCGTGATCTACCGCCGTGCACTCGACGAGAAGCTGCTTCCCGGTCGCTCGATCGAGGGCGTCGCCACGGCGTCGTTGTACGCCGCCGCTCGCCAGGCCGGCACCCCCCGCAGCCTCGATGAGATCGCCGCCGTGAGCCGTGTCGGAAAAGACGAGATCGCCCGCACCTACCGCTACGTGGCCCGCGAACTCGGCCTCGAGATCAAGCCCGCCGACCCCACGAGCTACGTCCCACGCTTCGCGAGCGAACTCGAACTCTCCGACGAGACCGAACGCCGCGCCCGTTCCTTGCTCAACACGGCGAAGGAAGCGGGCATCCACTCGGGCAAGTCGCCAGTCGGTCTCGCCGCCGCCGCGGTGTACGCCGCCGCCTTGCTCACCAACGAGAAGGTCACCCAGAACGAGGTCAGCGAGGTCGCCAACATCTCCGAAGTGACGATCCGCAACCGGTACCACGAGTTACTCGAGGCCGAAGAAGGCGCCCTCGCTTAA
- a CDS encoding fatty acid--CoA ligase, whose protein sequence is MHPTIGDTLELTAKTYPDREAIVYPRRDQHWTYAEFDEKVNRLANALSEAGIEKGDRVATVLYNGSEMALTVYACAKLGAVFTPLNFRLPAGEIEYIVNDAGASALVFEADTREAVEGARPELSTVETYLYVDDDVPEYAVDFYDALESADPSRPNVDVREGDAYAFIYTSGTTGRPKGVVHEHRNMIEHSLLCIAEMDITRHDVGLSILPLYHCAELHAMLFTRVHRGATTVIQHEFDPAAALEVIEAYGVTILFAAPTAWNALAKTAAELDVDTASLRIGLYGAAPMPERVLEECMDHLCEEYVQAYGMTEIGPCGVFQPPEDQLPKLGCAGLPALNHDLRIVEPDADPDETLEQGEVGEILIAGPCTMREYWNRPEATARSLREADGAEWYYTGDLGYLDEDGYLYVVDRKDDMIVSGGENVYPAEVEDALFSHPDVVEAAVVGEPDEEWGERVVAYVVGDATDEELDSFLRESDQLADFKRPRAYSFVDELPKNPSGKVQKFKLREGAE, encoded by the coding sequence ATGCATCCCACGATCGGGGACACGCTCGAGTTGACCGCCAAGACGTATCCGGACCGAGAGGCGATCGTCTACCCGCGACGCGACCAGCACTGGACGTACGCCGAGTTCGACGAGAAGGTCAATCGGCTGGCGAACGCCCTCAGCGAGGCCGGAATCGAGAAGGGCGATCGCGTGGCGACGGTGCTCTACAACGGCTCGGAGATGGCGCTGACCGTCTACGCCTGCGCCAAACTCGGCGCCGTCTTCACGCCGCTGAACTTTCGGCTGCCCGCCGGCGAGATCGAGTACATCGTCAACGACGCCGGGGCGTCCGCGCTCGTCTTCGAGGCCGACACCCGCGAGGCTGTCGAGGGGGCCCGCCCCGAGCTGTCGACGGTCGAGACCTACCTCTACGTCGACGACGACGTGCCCGAGTACGCGGTGGACTTCTACGACGCCCTCGAGTCGGCCGATCCCTCTCGGCCCAACGTGGACGTACGCGAGGGCGACGCCTACGCGTTCATCTACACCTCCGGCACGACGGGCCGACCGAAGGGCGTCGTCCACGAGCACCGGAACATGATCGAGCACAGCCTGCTCTGCATCGCCGAGATGGACATCACCCGCCACGACGTCGGGCTCTCGATCCTCCCGCTGTACCACTGCGCCGAACTCCACGCCATGCTGTTCACCCGCGTCCACCGCGGAGCGACGACCGTGATCCAGCACGAGTTCGACCCGGCCGCCGCCCTCGAGGTGATCGAGGCCTACGGCGTGACGATCCTCTTCGCCGCCCCGACGGCCTGGAACGCCCTCGCGAAGACCGCCGCCGAACTGGACGTCGACACCGCTTCGCTGCGCATCGGCCTCTACGGCGCCGCGCCGATGCCCGAGCGAGTGCTCGAGGAGTGCATGGACCACCTCTGTGAGGAGTACGTCCAGGCCTACGGCATGACCGAGATCGGTCCCTGTGGGGTGTTCCAGCCGCCCGAAGATCAGCTCCCGAAGCTCGGCTGTGCGGGCCTGCCGGCGCTCAACCACGACCTGCGGATCGTCGAGCCCGACGCCGATCCCGACGAGACGCTCGAGCAGGGAGAAGTTGGCGAGATCCTCATCGCCGGCCCGTGTACGATGCGCGAGTACTGGAACCGGCCGGAGGCGACCGCTCGATCGCTGCGCGAGGCCGACGGGGCGGAGTGGTACTACACCGGCGACCTGGGCTACCTGGACGAGGACGGCTACCTCTACGTCGTCGACCGGAAAGACGACATGATCGTCTCCGGCGGGGAGAACGTCTACCCGGCGGAGGTCGAGGACGCGCTGTTCTCTCACCCGGACGTGGTCGAGGCGGCGGTCGTCGGCGAGCCGGACGAGGAGTGGGGCGAGCGCGTGGTCGCCTACGTCGTCGGCGACGCCACCGACGAGGAACTCGATTCGTTCCTCCGCGAGAGCGACCAGCTCGCGGACTTCAAGCGCCCCCGGGCGTACTCCTTCGTCGACGAGCTGCCGAAGAACCCCAGCGGGAAGGTCCAGAAGTTCAAGCTCCGCGAGGGGGCGGAGTGA
- a CDS encoding helix-turn-helix transcriptional regulator has translation MSVTAAEEALSEDERAGLELVRETGGIHQSDFWKELDVSSRKGSRIVESLVEQELVDREETVYKGHNTYFITPTARDLDFTLLMAGDMLSPFIGEEEVDPNSDAFSQWIMNLAYQ, from the coding sequence GTGAGCGTCACCGCAGCCGAAGAAGCACTCTCGGAGGACGAACGCGCCGGGCTCGAGCTGGTTCGTGAGACCGGCGGGATCCACCAGAGCGACTTCTGGAAAGAGCTCGACGTCTCCTCACGCAAGGGGAGCCGGATCGTCGAGTCGCTCGTCGAACAGGAGCTCGTCGACCGCGAGGAGACGGTCTACAAGGGCCACAACACCTACTTCATCACGCCCACCGCGCGGGACCTCGATTTCACGCTGCTGATGGCGGGGGACATGCTCTCGCCGTTTATCGGTGAGGAGGAGGTCGATCCCAACAGCGACGCCTTCTCGCAGTGGATCATGAACCTCGCCTACCAGTAG
- a CDS encoding DUF6517 family protein — MQSRRSFLAAGATGTLALSAGCLGVVLGTEPIEFTASRAAPSTASLESTGYTETQSNEELLEETVDVGVSREIRASYWLVTHSKEVDLQDAVEERLDEAELDETGLEEADDVDLEETDDVDLEEADDVDLGEAELDDVDLEAFESQEAAFFVAVSMPGIEVLGRSFNPLEELGSEELIDELLSQSGDEDDVGQVEPAGSISLPILGADRDVDRFEATTEVEGEAVELDLSITSFTHEDDLLVLLGGHPAVLEDEADDLATLFESVEHPL; from the coding sequence ATGCAATCACGGCGATCGTTTCTCGCAGCCGGCGCAACCGGCACGCTCGCACTCTCGGCGGGCTGTCTCGGGGTCGTCCTCGGAACTGAGCCGATCGAGTTCACCGCGAGCCGGGCCGCACCGTCGACCGCCTCCCTCGAGTCGACTGGCTACACCGAAACGCAGTCGAACGAGGAACTCCTCGAGGAGACGGTCGACGTCGGCGTCAGCCGGGAAATCCGCGCGTCGTACTGGCTCGTCACGCACTCGAAGGAGGTCGATCTCCAGGACGCGGTCGAAGAGCGCCTCGACGAAGCAGAACTCGACGAGACGGGACTCGAGGAAGCCGACGACGTCGACCTCGAGGAAACTGACGACGTCGATCTCGAGGAAGCTGACGATGTCGACCTCGGCGAAGCGGAACTCGACGACGTCGACCTCGAGGCGTTCGAGTCACAGGAGGCGGCGTTCTTCGTGGCGGTCTCGATGCCAGGAATCGAGGTTCTGGGACGGTCGTTCAATCCACTCGAGGAGCTGGGCAGCGAGGAACTCATCGATGAACTCCTCTCTCAGTCTGGGGACGAAGATGACGTAGGGCAGGTCGAGCCTGCCGGGAGTATCTCGCTACCGATCCTGGGTGCGGACCGGGACGTCGACCGCTTCGAGGCGACCACTGAGGTCGAGGGCGAAGCCGTCGAGCTCGACCTGTCGATCACCTCGTTCACGCACGAGGACGATCTCCTCGTCCTCCTCGGTGGCCATCCCGCCGTGCTCGAGGACGAGGCCGACGACCTTGCGACGCTCTTCGAGTCGGTCGAACATCCTCTCTAA
- the gatA gene encoding Asp-tRNA(Asn)/Glu-tRNA(Gln) amidotransferase subunit GatA, whose amino-acid sequence MSTNAFITDAEIEGADEGPLAGRTVAVKDNISTKDVRTTCGSRMLEEYVPPYDATVIERLKEAGATIVGKANMDEFGMGSTTETSYFGPTDNPAAPGHVPGGSSGGSAAAVAAGEADLALGTDTGGSIRCPAAFCGVVGIKPTYGLVSRYGLVAYGNSLEQIGPFAPTVAEAAELLEVIAGPDERDATTRDEGADASYADAADGDVDGLQIGVPTELLEGADEGVLETFWDAIATLEDQGAEYHEVSLPSVEHAVEAYYVIAMSEASSNLARFDGVRYGHSGGYDGNWNEAFSKARKEGFGDEVKRRILLGTYALSAGYHDKYYKKAQDARAWVKQDFDSALEDADVLASPTMPVPPFELGESLDDPLQLYLADANTVPVNLANLPAISVPAGETDGLPVGCQFVGPAFGERAIVRAASALE is encoded by the coding sequence ATGTCCACGAACGCATTCATCACGGACGCCGAGATCGAGGGCGCCGACGAGGGACCGCTCGCCGGCCGAACCGTCGCCGTCAAGGACAACATCTCGACGAAAGACGTCCGGACCACCTGCGGATCGCGGATGCTCGAGGAGTACGTCCCGCCGTACGACGCCACCGTCATCGAGCGCCTGAAGGAAGCGGGGGCGACGATCGTCGGCAAGGCCAACATGGACGAGTTCGGGATGGGGTCGACCACCGAAACCTCCTACTTCGGTCCGACGGACAACCCTGCTGCCCCGGGCCACGTCCCCGGCGGCTCCTCCGGCGGCTCCGCCGCGGCCGTCGCCGCCGGCGAGGCCGACCTCGCACTCGGCACCGACACCGGCGGCTCGATCCGCTGTCCGGCCGCCTTCTGTGGCGTCGTCGGCATCAAACCCACCTACGGGCTCGTCTCCCGCTACGGACTGGTCGCCTACGGGAACAGTTTAGAGCAGATCGGCCCGTTCGCCCCGACCGTCGCCGAGGCCGCCGAGTTGCTCGAGGTGATCGCCGGACCGGACGAGCGCGACGCGACCACCAGAGACGAAGGCGCCGACGCGAGTTACGCCGACGCGGCCGACGGCGACGTCGACGGGCTGCAAATCGGCGTTCCCACCGAGTTGCTCGAGGGCGCCGACGAGGGCGTCCTCGAGACGTTCTGGGACGCCATCGCGACGCTCGAAGACCAGGGAGCCGAGTACCACGAGGTCAGTCTCCCGTCGGTCGAACACGCCGTCGAGGCCTACTACGTGATCGCGATGTCGGAAGCCTCCTCGAACCTCGCCCGGTTCGACGGCGTCCGCTACGGCCATTCGGGGGGGTACGACGGCAACTGGAACGAGGCCTTCTCGAAAGCGCGCAAGGAAGGATTCGGCGACGAGGTCAAACGCCGCATCTTGCTCGGCACCTATGCCCTCTCGGCGGGCTACCACGACAAGTACTACAAGAAGGCTCAGGACGCCCGGGCGTGGGTGAAACAGGACTTCGATTCCGCACTCGAGGACGCCGACGTCCTCGCCTCGCCGACGATGCCCGTCCCGCCGTTCGAGCTCGGCGAGAGCCTCGACGACCCCCTGCAGCTGTACCTCGCCGACGCCAACACCGTCCCCGTCAACCTCGCGAACCTGCCGGCGATCTCCGTGCCCGCGGGCGAGACCGACGGCCTCCCCGTTGGCTGCCAGTTCGTCGGGCCGGCTTTTGGCGAGCGGGCGATCGTTCGCGCGGCGAGCGCGCTCGAGTAA
- a CDS encoding metallophosphoesterase family protein, with translation MQLAIVSDTHVPEREEAIPDSFRERIAAADHTIHAGDFETPDVLAELRELSSELTAVHGNADPARIGLPAVADVALEGVTFVVTHGTINLVDAAVYGHDGMVMRREDWLNAIADVARARTRAWDGEGIIGIGGHTHRVEDATHEGVRVLNPGSATGADPVDVATMMTVDVDDGAIDVTVHEA, from the coding sequence GTGCAACTCGCAATCGTTTCCGACACCCACGTCCCGGAGCGCGAGGAGGCGATCCCCGACTCGTTTCGGGAGCGAATCGCGGCCGCCGACCACACGATCCACGCCGGCGACTTCGAGACCCCGGACGTGCTCGCCGAGCTTCGAGAGCTGTCGTCGGAGCTGACCGCCGTCCACGGCAACGCCGACCCCGCCCGCATCGGGCTTCCCGCCGTCGCGGACGTCGCCCTCGAGGGCGTCACCTTCGTCGTCACCCACGGGACGATCAACCTGGTGGACGCGGCCGTCTACGGTCACGACGGGATGGTCATGCGCCGCGAGGACTGGCTGAACGCGATCGCCGACGTCGCCCGCGCACGCACTCGAGCGTGGGACGGCGAGGGGATCATCGGGATCGGCGGTCACACCCACCGGGTCGAGGACGCGACTCACGAGGGCGTCCGCGTGCTCAACCCCGGCTCCGCGACGGGAGCGGACCCGGTCGACGTCGCGACCATGATGACCGTCGACGTAGACGACGGGGCGATCGACGTGACCGTTCACGAGGCGTAG
- a CDS encoding NRDE family protein: MCTLTLAWRMFDEYPVVVAANRDEALERSSEPPGVYRDEPLVIAPRDAEAGGTWIGTNEHGVFAGITNRWNDADLAGERSRGLLVADVLACETAREAVDLIERTTSEYEYAGFNLAVADADDAVWLEWDGTLERVALEPGVHVAVNVGLDGRFTIPEGRQEAGERQAENAQAVRRELEVEPGEGTREWLDRAGSVLGDHEYGVCIHGDGFGTRSSSLIALGNDSMYEFAAGPPCRTSYEPIALEQVDEIDVERQF, from the coding sequence GTGTGCACGCTCACCCTCGCGTGGCGGATGTTCGACGAGTATCCGGTCGTCGTCGCCGCCAACCGTGACGAAGCGCTCGAGCGTTCGTCCGAGCCGCCGGGCGTCTACCGCGACGAGCCGCTGGTGATCGCACCACGGGACGCCGAGGCCGGCGGGACGTGGATCGGCACCAACGAGCACGGCGTCTTCGCCGGGATCACGAACCGCTGGAACGACGCGGACCTGGCGGGGGAACGCTCCCGCGGGCTGCTCGTCGCCGACGTCCTCGCCTGCGAGACGGCGCGGGAGGCCGTCGATCTGATCGAACGGACGACGAGCGAGTACGAGTACGCCGGTTTCAACCTCGCGGTCGCCGACGCCGACGACGCCGTCTGGCTCGAGTGGGACGGCACACTCGAGCGCGTCGCCCTCGAGCCGGGCGTCCACGTCGCGGTCAACGTCGGGCTCGACGGCCGGTTCACGATCCCCGAGGGCCGGCAGGAGGCCGGCGAACGACAGGCGGAGAACGCCCAGGCGGTGCGCCGCGAACTCGAGGTCGAACCCGGCGAGGGGACCCGGGAGTGGCTCGACCGGGCGGGCTCGGTGCTCGGCGACCACGAGTACGGCGTCTGCATCCATGGCGACGGCTTCGGCACGCGCTCCTCGTCGCTGATCGCCCTCGGGAACGACTCGATGTATGAGTTCGCTGCCGGCCCGCCGTGTCGGACGAGCTACGAACCGATCGCCCTCGAGCAGGTGGACGAAATCGACGTCGAAAGGCAGTTTTAA